Proteins from one Bradyrhizobium amphicarpaeae genomic window:
- the hpxZ gene encoding oxalurate catabolism protein HpxZ has product MEIDLPEVIAEVKAAFDRYEQALITNDVAVLGELFRNDPRTLRYGIGENLYGYEAINGFRAARSPVGLNRRTARTIISSYGRDTAVASTLFYRDTAPGKVGRQMQTWIRFPEGWRVVAAHVSIIDEPKET; this is encoded by the coding sequence ATGGAGATCGATCTCCCCGAGGTGATCGCGGAAGTCAAAGCCGCGTTCGACCGATATGAGCAGGCGCTCATCACCAATGACGTCGCCGTGCTCGGCGAGCTCTTCCGCAACGATCCCCGCACGCTGCGCTATGGCATCGGCGAGAACCTCTACGGCTATGAGGCGATCAACGGCTTCCGCGCCGCGCGCTCGCCGGTCGGCCTCAATCGCCGTACCGCCAGGACCATCATCTCCAGCTATGGCCGCGATACGGCCGTGGCTTCCACCTTGTTTTATCGCGACACGGCGCCCGGCAAGGTCGGCCGGCAGATGCAGACCTGGATTCGCTTCCCGGAGGGCTGGCGCGTCGTCGCCGCCCATGTCAGCATCATCGACGAGCCGAAAGAGACCTGA
- a CDS encoding dipeptide ABC transporter ATP-binding protein, whose amino-acid sequence MTSQPLLDVQDLTVEFSTRRGIVKAVQHVNISVAKGETLAIVGESGSGKSVTSYAVMRILDRAGRIAEGSVMFSGIDVKAASEDQMRDLRGREVSMIFQNPRAALNPIRKVGDQIEDVLRTHVQQAQVADHGEKAIEALEQVKIARPRERYHAYPFELSGGMCQRVVIALALACNPQLLIADEPTTGLDVTTQKAVMDLIVELTKRKAMSTILITHDLGLAAAYCDRVVVMEKGRVVETAKAADIFANPQHPYTKKLMRATPRLGVSLRDLLPEEESSAVMAGLDPAIHHTAQDQSQSMGPRVKPGGDENTKPLLLIEKLVKEYPRQGATATLGKLFGRKPPVEPDVFRAVDGISFSIGHGESVGLVGESGCGKSTTSMMVMRLLDQTSGLIQFDGEDIGGIAPANFARLPQRSRIQMVFQDPTDSLNPRFTAARAIADPIMQLSDIRGRDALRARCEELATMVGLPHNLLDRFPHQLSGGQKARVGIARAIALHPKLVILDEPTAALDVSVQAVVLNLLQDLKARLGMSYLFVSHDLNVVRLLCDRVIVMRTGRIVEEGSSEQVLSDPQDDYTKELLTAIPHPPLQVH is encoded by the coding sequence ATGACTTCCCAGCCACTGCTCGACGTCCAGGACCTCACCGTCGAATTCTCAACCCGCCGCGGCATCGTCAAGGCCGTGCAGCACGTCAACATCTCCGTCGCCAAGGGCGAGACGCTCGCCATCGTCGGCGAGTCCGGTTCCGGCAAGTCGGTGACCTCCTACGCGGTGATGCGCATCCTCGACCGCGCCGGGCGGATCGCCGAGGGCTCGGTGATGTTCTCCGGCATCGACGTCAAGGCCGCGAGCGAAGACCAGATGCGCGATTTGCGCGGCCGCGAAGTCTCGATGATCTTCCAGAACCCGCGCGCGGCGCTGAACCCGATCCGGAAAGTCGGCGACCAGATCGAGGACGTGCTGCGCACCCATGTACAGCAGGCCCAGGTCGCCGATCACGGCGAGAAGGCGATCGAGGCGCTGGAGCAGGTCAAGATCGCCCGCCCGCGCGAGCGCTATCATGCCTATCCGTTCGAACTGTCGGGCGGCATGTGCCAGCGCGTCGTCATCGCGCTCGCGCTCGCCTGCAATCCGCAGCTGCTGATCGCGGACGAGCCGACCACCGGCCTCGACGTCACCACCCAGAAGGCGGTGATGGACCTGATCGTCGAGCTGACCAAGCGCAAGGCGATGTCGACCATCCTGATCACGCACGATCTCGGCCTCGCCGCCGCCTATTGCGATCGCGTCGTGGTGATGGAGAAGGGCCGCGTGGTCGAGACCGCCAAGGCCGCCGACATCTTCGCCAACCCGCAGCACCCCTACACCAAGAAGCTGATGCGCGCGACGCCGCGGCTCGGCGTATCGCTGAGAGATTTGCTGCCAGAAGAGGAGAGTTCAGCCGTCATGGCCGGGCTTGACCCGGCCATCCATCACACTGCGCAAGACCAGTCTCAGTCGATGGGCCCCCGGGTCAAGCCCGGGGGTGACGAGAATACAAAACCGCTCCTGCTCATCGAAAAGCTCGTCAAGGAATATCCCCGCCAGGGCGCCACGGCGACGCTCGGCAAGTTGTTCGGCCGCAAGCCGCCCGTGGAGCCCGATGTGTTCCGCGCGGTGGACGGCATCAGCTTCTCGATCGGCCATGGCGAGAGTGTCGGCCTGGTCGGCGAATCCGGCTGCGGCAAATCGACCACGTCGATGATGGTGATGCGGCTGCTCGACCAGACCTCCGGCCTGATCCAGTTCGACGGCGAGGACATCGGCGGCATTGCGCCTGCCAACTTTGCCCGGCTGCCACAGCGCAGCCGCATCCAGATGGTGTTCCAGGATCCGACCGACAGCCTCAACCCGCGCTTCACCGCCGCGCGCGCCATCGCCGATCCCATCATGCAATTGAGCGATATCAGAGGCCGTGATGCCCTCCGCGCCCGCTGCGAGGAGCTGGCCACCATGGTCGGCCTGCCGCACAATCTGCTCGATCGCTTCCCGCACCAGCTCTCCGGCGGCCAGAAGGCCCGCGTCGGCATCGCCCGCGCCATCGCGCTGCATCCGAAGCTGGTCATCCTGGACGAGCCGACCGCGGCGCTGGACGTCTCGGTGCAGGCGGTCGTTCTGAACCTGCTGCAGGATCTGAAAGCACGCCTAGGTATGAGCTATCTGTTCGTCTCGCATGATTTGAATGTGGTGCGCTTGCTGTGCGATCGTGTCATTGTCATGCGGACGGGTCGAATCGTCGAGGAAGGCTCTTCCGAGCAGGTCTTGAGCGATCCGCAGGACGATTACACCAAGGAGCTGCTGACGGCGATCCCGCATCCGCCGTTGCAGGTGCATTGA
- a CDS encoding DUF4089 domain-containing protein: MAEPLDDYIDAVSKALALPVDEAWRPAVRANLEVSLRLGRLVDEFALPDETEPAPIFTA; the protein is encoded by the coding sequence ATGGCCGAGCCGCTGGACGACTATATCGACGCCGTATCGAAAGCGCTGGCGCTGCCGGTCGATGAGGCCTGGAGGCCCGCGGTGCGCGCCAATCTCGAAGTGTCGCTGCGGCTTGGCCGCCTGGTCGACGAATTCGCGCTGCCGGACGAGACCGAGCCGGCGCCGATCTTCACCGCTTGA
- a CDS encoding ABC transporter permease codes for MLTMIGKRLMFAIPSLIGVVIVTFLLTRALPGDPAAYFAGPAATKEAVEQIRKKLGLDKPLIEQFFRYTNDLAHGDFGNSLTTGQPVAAEIRNRLPASAELTLLGLIVSVVIAIPLGVLAATRPGSWVDHLCRITTTAGVSLPVFFTGLVLVYVFYFRLGWSPAPLGRLDVFYSAPPTVTGFYLIDTLLARDLEAFRSALSQLILPATTLAIFSLAPIARMTRASMLAVLSSEFVRTARASGLSPATVIVTYAFRNAMLPVITTLSMVFSFLLGANVLVEKVFAWPGIGSYAVEALISSDFAPVQGFVLTMAVMYVLLNLVIDILYGVIDPRVRLEG; via the coding sequence ATGCTGACCATGATCGGCAAGCGCCTGATGTTCGCGATCCCATCGCTGATCGGCGTCGTCATCGTCACCTTCCTGCTGACGCGCGCGCTGCCGGGTGATCCCGCCGCTTACTTCGCCGGTCCCGCCGCGACCAAGGAGGCCGTCGAGCAGATCCGCAAGAAGCTCGGCCTCGACAAGCCGCTGATCGAGCAGTTCTTCCGCTACACCAACGACCTCGCCCACGGCGATTTCGGCAACTCGCTGACGACGGGCCAGCCGGTCGCAGCCGAGATCCGCAATCGCCTGCCGGCTTCGGCCGAATTGACGCTGCTCGGGCTCATCGTCTCCGTCGTCATCGCGATTCCGCTCGGCGTGCTGGCAGCGACGCGGCCGGGATCATGGGTCGATCATTTATGTCGGATAACGACCACGGCCGGCGTCTCGCTGCCGGTGTTCTTCACCGGCCTCGTGCTGGTGTATGTCTTCTATTTCCGGCTCGGCTGGTCGCCTGCGCCGCTCGGTCGTCTCGACGTGTTCTATAGCGCGCCACCGACGGTCACAGGCTTCTACCTGATCGACACCTTGCTCGCGCGCGATCTCGAGGCGTTCCGCTCGGCGCTGAGCCAACTCATCCTGCCGGCGACGACGCTGGCGATCTTCTCGCTGGCGCCGATCGCGCGCATGACGCGCGCCTCGATGCTGGCGGTGCTGTCGTCGGAATTCGTCCGCACCGCCCGCGCCAGCGGCCTGTCGCCGGCGACCGTGATTGTCACCTACGCATTTCGCAATGCCATGCTGCCCGTCATCACCACGCTCAGCATGGTGTTCTCGTTCCTGTTAGGGGCCAACGTGCTGGTCGAAAAAGTGTTCGCCTGGCCCGGCATCGGCTCCTACGCTGTGGAAGCGCTGATCTCGTCGGACTTCGCGCCGGTGCAGGGTTTCGTCCTGACCATGGCGGTGATGTACGTGCTGCTCAATCTCGTGATCGACATTTTGTACGGCGTGATCGATCCGCGTGTCAGGTTGGAGGGATAG
- a CDS encoding ABC transporter substrate-binding protein, which yields MKRRDFLKSVSGLAAGAALPAMPQVISTAYADARSETLLIVSEGGPNNLDIHGVGTNVPGYEVSWNCYDRLISHEMKSGPGGVPYYDRDKFKGELAEEFKIDDMSVTFKLRKNAKFHDGTPVTAKDVKWSLDRAVSVGGFPTFQMSAGSLTKPEQFVVIDDHTVRVDFLKKDRLTIPDLAVIVPCIVNSELVKKNASEKDPWGLEFTKQQTAGSGAYKVTKWTAGTEVIMERNDDWVCGPLPKIKRVIWRMVPQAGNRRALLERGDADISYELPNKDFQEMKANGKLNVVSLPFSNGIQYIGMNVTKPPFDNPKVRQAVAYALPYQKIMDAVMFGLANPMFGAPKDKATEVAWPQPHKYNTDIEKAKALMAEAGMAGGFETTISFDLNFAGVNEPLCVLVQESLAQIGIKTTINKVPGANWRTELNKKEMPLFTNVFSGWLDYPEYFFYWCYHGNNSVFNTMSYKSAEMDRLIDGARTAAASGDTATYDKDVKGFVDLAFTDIPRIPLYQPFVNVAMQKNISGYQYWFHRRLDYRALVKG from the coding sequence ATGAAGCGCCGCGATTTCCTCAAGTCCGTTTCCGGATTGGCCGCCGGAGCGGCGCTTCCGGCCATGCCGCAGGTGATTTCCACCGCCTATGCCGACGCCCGCTCGGAGACGCTGCTGATCGTCTCGGAGGGCGGTCCGAACAATCTCGACATCCACGGCGTCGGCACCAATGTGCCCGGCTATGAAGTGTCGTGGAATTGCTACGACCGGCTGATCAGCCACGAGATGAAGAGCGGCCCGGGCGGCGTGCCCTATTACGACCGCGACAAGTTCAAGGGCGAACTCGCCGAGGAGTTCAAGATCGACGACATGTCGGTCACCTTCAAGCTGCGCAAGAACGCCAAATTCCACGACGGCACGCCCGTCACCGCCAAGGACGTCAAGTGGTCGCTCGATCGCGCCGTCAGCGTCGGCGGCTTTCCGACCTTCCAGATGAGCGCGGGCTCGCTGACCAAGCCGGAGCAGTTCGTCGTCATCGACGACCACACCGTGCGCGTCGACTTCCTGAAGAAGGACAGGCTGACGATTCCCGATCTCGCCGTGATCGTGCCCTGCATCGTCAACTCCGAACTCGTGAAGAAGAACGCCAGCGAGAAGGATCCCTGGGGTCTCGAATTCACCAAGCAGCAGACCGCGGGCTCCGGCGCCTACAAGGTGACGAAGTGGACCGCCGGCACCGAAGTGATCATGGAGCGCAACGACGATTGGGTTTGCGGTCCGCTGCCGAAGATCAAGCGCGTGATCTGGCGCATGGTGCCGCAGGCCGGCAACCGCCGGGCGTTGCTGGAACGCGGTGACGCCGACATCTCCTACGAGCTGCCCAACAAGGACTTCCAGGAGATGAAGGCGAACGGCAAGCTCAACGTGGTGTCGCTGCCGTTCTCCAACGGCATCCAGTATATCGGCATGAACGTCACCAAGCCGCCCTTCGACAATCCGAAGGTGCGCCAGGCCGTCGCCTACGCGCTGCCCTATCAGAAGATCATGGATGCGGTGATGTTCGGCCTCGCCAACCCGATGTTCGGCGCGCCAAAGGACAAGGCCACCGAGGTCGCCTGGCCGCAGCCGCACAAATACAACACCGACATCGAGAAGGCGAAGGCGTTGATGGCCGAAGCGGGCATGGCAGGCGGCTTCGAGACCACGATCTCGTTCGACCTGAATTTCGCCGGCGTCAACGAGCCGCTCTGCGTGCTGGTGCAGGAGAGCCTGGCCCAGATCGGCATCAAGACCACCATCAACAAGGTGCCCGGCGCCAACTGGCGCACCGAATTGAACAAGAAGGAGATGCCGCTCTTCACCAACGTGTTCTCGGGCTGGCTCGATTACCCCGAATACTTCTTCTACTGGTGCTATCACGGCAACAATTCCGTCTTCAACACCATGAGCTACAAGTCGGCGGAGATGGACAGGCTGATCGACGGCGCGCGTACCGCGGCGGCAAGCGGCGACACCGCCACCTACGACAAGGACGTGAAGGGCTTCGTCGATCTCGCCTTTACCGACATCCCGCGCATCCCGCTCTACCAGCCCTTCGTCAACGTCGCGATGCAGAAGAACATCAGCGGCTATCAATACTGGTTCCACCGCCGGTTGGATTATCGTGCGCTGGTGAAGGGGTGA
- the atzF gene encoding allophanate hydrolase: protein MGAEQPETIAAIVAAHRAGTMTPAQTIARTYQRIRDHNDPAIFISLCDEKDAIAEAERLATKDAASLPLYGVPVAVKDNIDALGFPTTAACPAFSFTPTHDSTAVARLRAAGAIIIGKTNLDQFATGLVGVRSPYGIPRNSIREDLIPGGSSSGSAVAVGAGLVPLSLGTDTAGSGRVPAMLNNIVGLKPSLGMISNAGLVPACRTLDCISVFALTVDDAALALSVMAGPDAADPFSRDRPLGDITPFPTGLRLGVPRKGQLIFFGDKKAEAAYADALKRWTALGATLVEFDLEPFYETARLLYEGPWVAERYLVIKDLLASAPDSIHPVTREITAAGARLTAAETFSALYRLQGLRKIAERTFANIDALVLPTAPTAYTTAQVLANPIELNSRLGTYTNFVNLLDLCGLALPAEMRADGIPFGITLLAPAGHDALLASIGRVFHANTKLTVGAKGAAQAPLAPLPASGGDEIPIAVVGAHLSGMALNGELTALNATLIEATMTAPDYKLYALKTTPPKPGLLRVAAGTGASIALEIWSLSSSAFGKFVNAIPAPMAIGTVRLADGRSVKGFLVEPEALGDARDITAYGGWRKFMAEAATKQVS from the coding sequence ATGGGGGCTGAGCAGCCCGAAACGATCGCCGCGATCGTGGCCGCGCATCGCGCGGGCACGATGACGCCTGCACAGACGATCGCGCGGACCTATCAGCGCATCCGCGACCACAACGATCCCGCCATCTTCATCAGCCTGTGTGACGAAAAGGATGCGATCGCGGAGGCCGAGAGGCTTGCGACGAAAGACGCCGCCAGCCTGCCGCTCTACGGCGTGCCGGTCGCCGTGAAGGACAATATCGATGCGCTGGGCTTTCCGACCACGGCGGCCTGCCCCGCCTTCTCCTTTACGCCGACACACGATTCGACGGCGGTGGCGCGGCTGCGCGCCGCCGGCGCGATCATCATCGGCAAGACCAATCTCGACCAGTTCGCGACCGGCCTCGTCGGCGTGCGCTCGCCCTATGGCATCCCCAGAAATTCGATCCGCGAGGATCTCATTCCCGGCGGCTCCAGTTCGGGCTCCGCCGTCGCCGTCGGCGCCGGCCTCGTTCCGCTCTCGCTCGGTACCGACACCGCCGGCTCCGGCCGCGTGCCGGCGATGCTCAACAACATCGTCGGGCTGAAGCCGAGCCTCGGCATGATCTCGAACGCGGGCCTCGTGCCGGCCTGCCGCACGCTCGATTGCATCTCGGTGTTCGCCCTGACGGTCGACGACGCAGCGCTGGCGCTCTCGGTGATGGCAGGTCCCGACGCAGCCGATCCGTTCTCACGCGACCGGCCGCTGGGCGATATCACGCCGTTCCCGACAGGCTTGCGTCTCGGCGTGCCGCGCAAGGGTCAACTGATCTTCTTCGGCGACAAGAAGGCGGAAGCCGCCTACGCCGATGCGTTGAAGCGCTGGACTGCGCTCGGCGCGACGCTGGTCGAATTCGATCTCGAGCCGTTCTATGAGACGGCGCGGCTGCTCTATGAGGGTCCATGGGTCGCCGAGCGCTATCTCGTGATCAAGGATCTGCTGGCATCCGCGCCTGATTCCATTCATCCGGTCACGCGCGAGATCACCGCCGCGGGAGCGAGGCTCACCGCCGCTGAGACGTTCTCGGCGCTCTACCGCCTGCAGGGCCTGCGCAAGATCGCCGAGCGGACTTTTGCCAATATCGACGCGCTGGTGCTGCCGACGGCGCCGACCGCCTATACCACCGCGCAGGTGCTCGCCAATCCGATCGAGCTCAACAGCCGGCTCGGCACCTACACCAATTTCGTCAATCTGCTCGACCTCTGCGGCCTCGCGCTGCCGGCAGAGATGCGCGCCGACGGCATTCCGTTCGGCATCACGCTGCTTGCTCCCGCGGGGCATGACGCACTGCTGGCGAGCATCGGCCGTGTGTTTCACGCGAATACGAAATTGACCGTCGGGGCGAAGGGCGCGGCACAGGCGCCGCTCGCGCCGCTGCCCGCAAGTGGCGGCGACGAGATCCCGATCGCGGTGGTCGGTGCACATCTCTCCGGCATGGCGCTGAATGGTGAACTGACGGCGCTGAATGCCACGCTGATCGAGGCGACGATGACCGCGCCCGACTACAAGCTTTACGCGCTGAAAACCACACCGCCGAAGCCCGGCCTGCTGCGAGTCGCGGCCGGCACGGGCGCGTCGATCGCGCTGGAGATCTGGTCGCTGTCGTCCTCCGCCTTCGGCAAGTTCGTCAACGCCATTCCCGCGCCGATGGCGATCGGCACGGTGCGCCTTGCGGATGGGCGCAGCGTCAAGGGATTTCTCGTCGAGCCCGAGGCGCTGGGCGACGCGCGGGACATCACGGCGTATGGCGGCTGGCGGAAGTTCATGGCGGAAGCTGCAACAAAGCAGGTCTCGTAG
- a CDS encoding ABC transporter permease, with translation MSSVAPAVEPAGPARTSGLTAILDQTRYVLGENKVTGFAFALLILILVAAIFGPYVVPYDPLASDTAAALKPPSAAHWFGTDQLGRDIFSRVIVATRLDTFIAVASVVLVFLMGGLAGIAAGYFGGWTDRIVGRIADTIMAFPLFVLAMGIVAALGNTVQNIILATAIVNFPLYARVARAEANVRRNAGFVQAARLSGNGEFRILLVHILPNIMPIMIVQMSLTMGYAILNAAGLSFIGLGVRPPTAEWGIMVAEGAGFMVSGEWWIALFPGLALMIAVFCFNLLGDGLRDIVDPQRRT, from the coding sequence ATGAGCTCCGTCGCCCCCGCTGTCGAACCTGCCGGTCCCGCGCGCACATCCGGGTTGACTGCGATCCTCGACCAAACCCGCTACGTGCTCGGCGAGAACAAGGTCACCGGCTTCGCCTTCGCCTTGCTGATCCTGATCCTGGTCGCCGCGATCTTCGGCCCCTACGTCGTGCCCTACGATCCGCTCGCCTCGGATACCGCTGCTGCTCTGAAGCCGCCGTCGGCCGCGCACTGGTTCGGCACCGACCAGCTCGGTCGCGACATTTTCAGCCGCGTCATCGTGGCGACGCGGCTCGACACCTTCATCGCGGTCGCTTCCGTCGTGCTGGTGTTTCTGATGGGTGGCCTCGCCGGCATCGCGGCGGGCTATTTCGGCGGCTGGACCGACCGCATCGTCGGCCGCATCGCCGACACCATCATGGCCTTCCCGCTGTTCGTGCTCGCGATGGGCATCGTTGCCGCACTCGGCAACACCGTGCAGAACATCATCCTGGCCACCGCGATCGTGAACTTCCCGCTCTATGCCCGCGTCGCGCGCGCCGAGGCCAATGTCCGCCGCAACGCCGGCTTCGTTCAGGCCGCGCGTCTCTCGGGCAACGGCGAATTCCGCATCCTGCTGGTGCACATCCTGCCGAACATCATGCCGATCATGATCGTGCAGATGTCGCTGACCATGGGCTACGCCATCCTCAACGCCGCCGGCCTCTCCTTCATCGGGCTCGGCGTCCGCCCGCCGACGGCGGAATGGGGCATCATGGTCGCCGAAGGCGCGGGCTTCATGGTGTCGGGGGAATGGTGGATTGCGCTGTTCCCCGGGCTCGCACTGATGATCGCCGTGTTCTGCTTCAACCTCCTCGGCGACGGCCTGCGCGACATCGTCGACCCTCAGCGGAGGACGTGA
- a CDS encoding GntR family transcriptional regulator: MTLDDFPPGTLPAEPVVPRVDRASPSVQKVTRAEELRLQLADEIVRGTLAPGSALDETDIARRFSVSRTPVREALRQLVASGLVEARAHRGAVVAQPSFERLTGMFEAMAELEAMCAGLAAERMSAAERHGLEAVHEELRVLSYAGNPERFHEVNERFHNAIYAGSQNGYIAEITLATRVRVQPFRRAQFRNLGRLAKSQAEHDRVVVAIMRGDKQGAAAAMRAHIELVRGEYEIYAVSV, encoded by the coding sequence ATGACGCTTGACGACTTTCCGCCCGGAACACTTCCGGCCGAGCCGGTGGTGCCCCGCGTCGACCGTGCCTCGCCATCGGTGCAGAAGGTCACGCGCGCCGAGGAGCTACGTCTTCAACTCGCCGACGAGATCGTGCGCGGCACCCTGGCGCCCGGCTCGGCCCTCGACGAGACCGACATCGCGCGCCGCTTCAGCGTCTCGCGGACGCCGGTGCGCGAGGCGCTGCGTCAGCTGGTGGCCAGCGGCCTCGTCGAGGCGCGTGCCCATCGCGGCGCGGTGGTGGCGCAGCCCTCGTTCGAACGGCTGACCGGCATGTTCGAGGCGATGGCCGAGCTCGAGGCGATGTGCGCCGGCCTTGCCGCAGAGCGCATGTCGGCGGCCGAGCGCCACGGCCTGGAGGCCGTGCACGAGGAACTGCGGGTGCTGAGCTACGCCGGCAATCCCGAGCGTTTCCACGAGGTCAACGAGCGCTTCCACAACGCGATCTACGCGGGATCGCAGAACGGCTACATCGCCGAGATCACGCTGGCGACGCGGGTCCGCGTGCAGCCGTTCCGCCGCGCCCAGTTCCGCAACCTCGGCCGATTGGCAAAGTCGCAAGCCGAGCACGACCGCGTCGTCGTCGCCATCATGCGCGGCGACAAGCAGGGCGCCGCCGCCGCGATGCGCGCACATATCGAGCTGGTCCGCGGCGAGTACGAGATCTACGCGGTGTCGGTGTGA
- a CDS encoding AtzE family amidohydrolase: protein MTSKPEMTAAEIAKAVAGGKMSALDATEAALARIKQHDGILNSFTDVTADRARAKARAIDADIAAGKEIGPLAGVPFAVKNLFDVAGLPTRAGSKINRDRAPASRDATLIERMEAAGAVLVGALNMGEYAYDFTGENVHDGPSRNPHDTTRMTGGSSGGSGSAVGGALVPIALGSDTNGSIRVPSSFCGIFGLKPTYGRLSRARSFPFVASLDHLGPFARSVADLALAYDAMQGPDAEDSACTTRGLEPTLPLIANPVSDLRIAIAGGYFQKNVFPEAVEAVSRVAKALGATKMVDIPEAARARAAAYVISTTEGASLHLDRLRQRANDFDPAVRDRLIAGAMVPAALVDRAQKFRRWYRAELAEIFKSVDVLLAPATPCTAPKLGQVNFNLDGVELPVRANIGIHTQPISFIGLPVVAVPVPLEPMPIGVQIIAAPWREDIALRVAHALEKMGVVSAPAPRGI from the coding sequence ATGACCAGCAAGCCAGAGATGACGGCCGCCGAAATCGCGAAGGCGGTTGCGGGTGGCAAGATGTCCGCGCTCGATGCGACCGAAGCCGCTCTCGCGCGCATCAAGCAGCACGACGGCATCCTCAATTCCTTCACCGACGTCACCGCCGACCGCGCCCGCGCCAAGGCCCGCGCGATCGATGCCGACATCGCCGCCGGCAAGGAGATCGGCCCGCTCGCCGGCGTGCCCTTCGCGGTGAAGAACCTGTTCGACGTCGCCGGGCTGCCCACCCGCGCAGGCTCGAAGATCAATCGCGATCGCGCGCCCGCGAGCCGCGACGCGACGCTGATCGAGCGCATGGAAGCCGCCGGCGCCGTTCTCGTCGGCGCGCTCAACATGGGCGAATACGCCTACGACTTCACCGGCGAGAACGTCCATGACGGTCCCTCGCGCAATCCGCACGACACCACGCGCATGACCGGCGGCTCGTCCGGCGGCTCGGGCAGCGCCGTCGGCGGCGCGCTGGTGCCGATCGCACTCGGCTCCGACACCAATGGTTCGATCCGCGTGCCGTCCTCGTTCTGCGGCATTTTTGGTTTGAAGCCGACCTATGGAAGGCTGTCACGGGCGCGCTCGTTCCCGTTCGTGGCGAGCCTCGATCATCTCGGTCCGTTCGCGCGCTCCGTTGCCGATCTCGCACTCGCCTACGATGCGATGCAGGGCCCGGACGCCGAGGACAGCGCCTGCACGACGCGCGGGCTGGAGCCGACGCTGCCGCTGATCGCCAATCCGGTCTCGGATCTGCGCATCGCCATCGCCGGCGGGTACTTCCAGAAGAACGTGTTTCCGGAAGCGGTCGAGGCCGTCAGCCGGGTCGCCAAGGCGCTCGGCGCGACTAAAATGGTCGACATTCCGGAAGCCGCGCGCGCCCGCGCGGCGGCTTATGTCATCTCAACCACCGAAGGCGCCTCGCTGCATCTCGATCGCCTGCGCCAGCGCGCGAACGATTTCGATCCAGCCGTGCGCGACCGCCTGATCGCGGGCGCCATGGTGCCGGCAGCGCTGGTCGACCGCGCGCAAAAATTCCGCCGCTGGTATCGCGCTGAACTCGCCGAGATATTCAAGTCGGTCGACGTGCTGCTCGCGCCGGCGACGCCCTGCACCGCGCCGAAGCTCGGCCAGGTGAACTTCAACCTCGACGGCGTCGAGCTGCCGGTCCGCGCCAATATCGGCATCCACACCCAGCCGATCTCCTTCATCGGCCTGCCGGTGGTCGCAGTCCCGGTGCCGCTCGAGCCGATGCCGATCGGCGTGCAGATCATCGCCGCGCCGTGGCGCGAGGACATCGCGCTCCGCGTCGCGCACGCCTTGGAAAAGATGGGCGTGGTGTCGGCGCCCGCGCCGAGAGGAATTTGA
- a CDS encoding aminoglycoside phosphotransferase family protein produces MTMASSQELPRFTDAESFRAFRADPAQWLPIALDIARSHGLDAGAPHVFATGTNLVISLGDKLILKIFPPLLRAQFVSERGSLAQLKGRLDLPIPEIVAEGTRDGWPYLVITRLTGTLGSEVWPHLPEEQKERLLRQIGATIASVQRVPLGPLANIEPRWGDLMRAQMQGCKARHTRLGLAPKFLEGLDDLLRDAEQLIPMDAPPVFLVGEYIPENFLLARDDGQWSLTGVFDFGDVMAGWRDYDLLGPSAFMAAGRPGRVKSLLEGFGYAKLDTTLKRRLMALMLLHRASDLNSHICIEGWQEQAADLVELQELIWAG; encoded by the coding sequence ATGACCATGGCTTCGTCACAAGAACTGCCCCGCTTCACCGACGCCGAAAGCTTTCGCGCCTTTCGCGCCGATCCCGCGCAATGGCTCCCCATTGCGCTCGACATCGCGCGCAGCCACGGCCTCGATGCCGGCGCGCCGCACGTGTTTGCGACCGGCACCAATCTCGTTATCAGCCTCGGCGACAAGCTGATCCTGAAGATCTTCCCGCCGCTGCTCCGCGCGCAGTTCGTCTCCGAGCGCGGCTCGCTGGCGCAACTGAAAGGCCGTCTCGATCTGCCGATCCCCGAGATCGTTGCGGAAGGAACGCGCGACGGCTGGCCCTATCTCGTCATCACGCGCCTAACAGGCACGCTCGGCTCGGAGGTCTGGCCGCACCTCCCTGAAGAGCAGAAAGAGCGCCTGCTGCGCCAGATCGGCGCGACCATCGCGAGCGTCCAGCGCGTCCCGCTCGGACCGCTCGCGAATATCGAGCCGCGCTGGGGCGACTTGATGCGGGCCCAGATGCAGGGCTGCAAGGCCCGGCACACCCGTCTCGGCCTCGCGCCGAAATTCCTGGAAGGCCTCGACGACCTCCTGCGCGATGCCGAACAGCTCATTCCGATGGATGCGCCGCCGGTCTTTCTGGTCGGCGAATACATTCCGGAGAACTTCCTGCTCGCCCGCGATGACGGGCAGTGGTCGCTCACTGGCGTGTTCGACTTCGGCGACGTCATGGCGGGATGGCGCGACTACGATTTGCTCGGCCCCAGCGCGTTCATGGCGGCGGGCCGGCCGGGCAGGGTGAAGAGCCTGCTCGAAGGTTTCGGCTATGCCAAGCTCGACACCACGCTCAAGCGCCGGCTGATGGCGCTGATGCTGCTGCACCGCGCCAGCGATCTCAACAGCCACATCTGCATCGAGGGCTGGCAGGAGCAGGCAGCTGATCTGGTCGAGCTGCAGGAGCTGATCTGGGCGGGTTGA